The segment CGAGCATCAATTTAGCCGATAATTTCATATTTCCCCCCAATAAGCAGTTTTTCTCCAGCCAGTAAACATAGCCGAGTATGACACTAGAACCCTTAGCGTACACTACTCTGATACTTTATTTAAGATAAAAAATGCATTGAACTGAAGAAAGACGAGTAAATTTGCAAGAAATTGAAATTCTCCAATATAAAAAGGGTGGCTGAAAATTCAGCCACCCTTCTTTATTCATGAATTGTTTGGCTACAGACCAGGTTAGCCATGCGAATTATCAACCTTGGGAAAACTGTCCAAATGAGGCTTGATGGCCTTTCCGAGCCACGCAATACATTCGCCAAGATTATACATATTGACCATACCTTCTCCATCTTCTTTTACTTCACCTTTATCCAAGCCATACCCCATATTCCAGTAAGTGGCGCCGGGAATAATCATTCCACTGATCTGGTAAAGATGGTTGATGGTATCAAATACGTGGGTTGCCCCTCCTCGGCGTACGGCTACAACCGCTCCGCCAATCTTACCTGCGAGCTGGCGGTCATTAGCGATAGCCACCAGTCCAGAACGGTCTATTAAAGCTTTGATTTCTGCGGTGACATCAGTGAAATATGTTGGGGAACCAATTACAATAGCATCGGCACGGACCATTTTCTCGTAAACTTCATTTAATTTATCGGAGTCTACCGCACATTTTCCATTCTTATTTTCAAAACATTTCATGCAGGCGATACAACCGCGAATATTCTTACCGCCAAGTTGATAAAGTTCGGTTTCCCAACCTGCCTTGTCGAGTGGTTCAAGGACCTTGTTCAGCAGAACTTCAGTATTGCCGCCCTTACGCGGGCTGCCATTAATAGCAAGTACGTACATTTCCTTCTCCTGTATTTTATAAGAATTCACACTTAAGCATACCAATTAAAATCACCGATAATCTTCTCCACACCATAATACAATTTAACATTCAATCCTCTATGACACCATTATTTTGCAGTCTTTCAGGTCCCAGTAATGGAACCACAGACCCGCCTGCAAAAGGTTTAAGAATTCTAACTATTGCTGCACGGCTTCACCGGACGATAATGGAATATTATTCTTGGCAATTTGAGGACTTAAAACGACATAGCTATATGCTGTTCAATCTAATCTTCACTATTTTACACAGCATTGATCAGAGTAGTGTATGGATACTGATTCTACTCACGATATTAGGTAAGCTAAACCAGTATATCCGGATAGCTTTACGGTGTTTATCAACTGACATAAAAAAGTAACAATCTATGTTAAAAATTCTACTATAATGCTGAGCATCATAATATAATTTTTTTAAATATTATCGATACCGCGTGGCTTGGTGCATACTAAACAA is part of the Maridesulfovibrio sp. genome and harbors:
- a CDS encoding flavodoxin family protein, encoding MYVLAINGSPRKGGNTEVLLNKVLEPLDKAGWETELYQLGGKNIRGCIACMKCFENKNGKCAVDSDKLNEVYEKMVRADAIVIGSPTYFTDVTAEIKALIDRSGLVAIANDRQLAGKIGGAVVAVRRGGATHVFDTINHLYQISGMIIPGATYWNMGYGLDKGEVKEDGEGMVNMYNLGECIAWLGKAIKPHLDSFPKVDNSHG